The genomic DNA AGTGAGAAGAAGGGTTCAAATCTGACATCACTGGGACAGAGAAAGAAGAATGCGCCCCACACCTCTCGGTTTCAACCAGCAGAAGCAGGGGAAAGGGTTTCATTCACTAATACAAGGGTGTGGCTGTGCAGTCTTCAGCATTCTTATCGGGGGATTTTCTGACTCATAGCTGCTCTTTCAGAGGAGTTTAAAATGGCCTTTGTTCCAGATGAACCCCTCGCCTGGATAATAAGATTTCTCAGTTCTGAACATTTTTTTCCCCGTTTTATTTTAGCCTTTatttaataatgaaaatgagaaaatatgaTCATCTCCTTCTTGTGATTTGTTTCGCCACTCAAACTCAAATTACAGCGTACACAGTCGAGGCAGAAACGGCCAGCTTTACTTGGCCTGTGCAGGCTTTTGCATATTCCTCCTCAGCGGGAAGCACCATGTTTCTACATGAATGAACATGGCTGAGTTGTTAGAAGGCTGAATAGTGAAACAGGCTCGATCTGCATTACACAGGAAAGGAAGCTGCTCTTTGATACCGGTGGCATGCAGAGCTGTGTCCAATTCTGTAAGAGACTCGGCAAGCACAAGAAAGAATTGCATTCCTCTCGTCTAAAGTGGCGTCAGATGCATAGTGCACTGAGTTATGCAAGACCAcgagataaaaaagaaaatctgtctttgtttaaCGCACAGCCCACAGAAACGACCATAAAACTGGTAGACTAGGAAGAATAACCCAAGAACCTAAAAGGAAAAACCAATGAATGGATCTTGCATAATGTCATGTGCGTGTAAACAAACTGTATAAAGCATAGCTTGTAAGTATAGCTGCAGCATGTTATAGGCCCTTTGTAACAGTCTTCTTCATTCATTGTCTTTTGTCGGTGGCTACGACTGATTGAGTAATGTCTGGTATGCTGGTGGCAGCTGAAATCcagaaaaggaaagaaggaaggagCCTGCTAGTACTGGACCGAGCTCTTTGGTCCAAGATTCAGAGGCGGAAAAATGTCTGGAAGTGTCTTAACATGGTCCTGTAAACAAGGCGGAAGCAGGAGTCAGCCCATCTGTCTCAGAGAAAGGTGGCAGATTAAAGGGTATTCATGCAGTCTGGCAGTTAAGACGAGGAACCCATGCTCACCTCTCACACCTCTatgcaacacacacaacacacatccCACAGGGAGTTTTCTTGCGCTCCGAAAATGTAGAGGGAATGCTCTTTCTGGAAGTTCGGTCTTGGAAAATCGTCCTCCTATGTGTCGGTGAGGGTGTGCCAGTGGCAGACCTGCTGTCCCTCAGCCTCCTTCATCTCTGTCCAGTGGGCCTGCTGCTCCTCGCTGGTGCTGTTGAGGCCCAGGGAGACCCAGCCCAGCCTCTCCCTGGGCCTCATGCTGCTCCGGCGGCAGAACACCGACACCACTAGTGACACCTCGGACAGCTGGAAGAGCGCCACCTGGAACACGAATGTCTCCTTGTAGATCGGATTGGGCTGGCCACGGCAAACGGCCGTCTTACACTTGGACATCTCCTTTCCCTTTGAGTCCAGCATGGTCAGCTTCACATAGGTGTCTGAAAGGAAGCATTGGAGGAGAGAAGTGAGACATTGCCATCAAGTGGTCGGACATGTGTACTACAGCAGGAGGTACGGAGTGTCTTTTAATAATAGCTCTCAACACCAAGAACGCTATAATTGCCTCACTCCTAAAACTCATGCTGctggtggattttttttaaactgtggaaCTCTTTGAAAACTGCAAATGAAGTCCCATTAATCTATTTCATATTTGCTGGCAGCAGATTTCTGAAATATTCTGCACATAAATTATAAATGATGCCAAAGGAAAGTGACCTTTAGAACATGCAAGCAAGTCAGTGCAGGGTAGAAAACTAAAAACTTTGTGGCTTGCGAAGGACTACTGACTGACATGACTGACATTTCTGGGAAGCTACTTTCTTGCCAAGATACTGATCTCTATCAGCTTAGTAAATATGGAGTTAGAGCCTGGAGAAAGTTGGATTATCTCAGAGTaacaacaggagaaaacagcaaACCAGCCAAGGGCTGACCTAATTTAACTAATTCTGTAGAGTCAGTCTAATGCTCCTCTGACTGTGCCACTTCTCATGTTAGCAAGCTGTTCCCTCGATGCTTACATTTGGAAACAGCAAACTTGGTTTACTGAGGTTACTACTAAAAAAACAACTGTGTCTGTTAaactaaaaacacattaaacgttaataaaaaaaaaacctaaatgaaATGCACTACATGGATCTGCACTATTAGCCAAAAGTTTCCTACCAATCAAATCTTTAATCCaacaaatgtttttgtaacTGACATTCGTTCACCACATTAATGCACAACTAGCTGAGCTCCCAGCtctagatttatatatataacataAAGAAGTGAGAGCTGAATTCACCCTGTCTGACAAGAAAGCAAAATGCTGAAGTCTGGCCTCAGAGGACCAAACCTAAGAATGCTACAAACTGGTACCTACGGTGCGTAATGTAGTGCACAAAAGTCTTGATCTACCtcccatttctttatattttgcaagaaagaatgaatgaaatgtgcaaataaatacatggaaacatgcagtaaataagggaaataaaacaaagtttGTAAAATTCTAACAAacttggtatgaccacctttgttCTTCAGCGAAGTCTGAACTCTCATAgccaagctttcttgtaatttctccaagtagtcttctccaggcttcttaacAGACgtttaaagctcttctttggatgttgcctgccttttgttctgttctctgtcaacatgatcctacactgcttcaataatgttgaggtctggacacTGGGGAGGCCATTCCCCATTAAATTAGACCTGCTTGCACTGATTTTCAGTTCGGTTCTTgcgtaatttggcatacctcatcCTTTTCTCCtcgtttcccttccttaagagtGGTTTCTTGACAGCAACATTTCCACTGAGACCACTTCTgctgaggcttcagtgaacagtagatgaatCAACTCAAGTTTCAGATGCATCTCCTGCAAACGCGGTGCTAGATTTTTTCTTAGTTTGCAAGGATGGGACTCAtagcattcctctgaaaatggtcaggtacaaggactggactgaaaatgagtgaaaaagcctCCAATGCCCAACAAAAAGCTCTGAAGGTCCTTCAGAACGCCTGGAGAACATTGCTCAAGAtcacttttaaaaattacaatacAGCCTGGCAATATAAAGAGAAAAATGTAAAGGAATGGGAGATGGGGCAATACTTTTACACAGTTCTACACATCTGTACAACCCTCACCAAATCTACAAACGTACAGAAAGCTTACATTTAGTTTACTTTTGTCTTACCTCTCATGATATAAAGCTGTCCCCCTACGATTTGTTTTACACAACAAAACAGACCATCTGTGGCAGACACACACCATAGCACACACACCATTGGAAAGAAGAAAGAGGGGAAGCAGTTTAAAGATTTCAATATACAGCAGAAGGTCAGCTTTCACGGGAAGCACGGCGAGCATGACAAGCAGCAGGTCCTTCAGCATTTTGGCTTTAATAGCTTAGGTTATTAAAAAGCTGGTGTTCGTGCCAGGAAACGTTCAAATGTAATGATCCTCTATTTGCTTCTGTTGCATGCTGTTGGAAGTCCTGCCCATCTGCTCGGCCCAAACAATAGCCTGACATATCAGCACCCATTGGGGGAAGAGAAGTTTAACTGAACAATTTACAGCGTCATTCCACACTTCAACCCACGCTGGCACAAAAGCCCAAAGTTAAATATATGTACTTACTGACGGGTTTATCAGATGCTGTCGTTTTGAAGTGATTTCCCTTGATTACCTCAGCTGAGAGCTGCCCTGTGGCAGAGTTGTAGATGAGACCCAGGAGGATCTCGGGTGTGGATGAGTCTTCAGTGGAGCGATAGGACAGAGCCCCCGCACTGCGAGACACGCTCACCACAGAGCCACAACCCTGGCGAGGCAAAACCCAGAGGCACTTTATTTGAGTCAATTACCACTTAATCATCAATTAAAACAATAAGAAGCCAATAATTCATTAATCAACCTAGGAGTTAGGAGGGGCAGTTTGAGAGTgtgacaaagacagatttcTGAATCTGTAGAGAATGATGGTAGAAATGTAACTTTCAGTGGAAAAAAGCATCAAAACTTATTCACCaaaacttttaaatgttttttaaaccaATTTAAATGGTGACACTATACATGCAGTTTTTATGTCCTAGATGCCCACAGTTGCTTCTTAATAACTgctcaaataaaaaataaaataactgcttCTACAAGGATGTGTAGATGAAGGAATGCTGAAGATACTGATAAATAAAGTAGAAATGGTGTACAGCTGATATTTGAGATGTAAAGTATATTTAAAAAGTGTTCTCACTGTAAGTTCAGAGCCAGGCTCCAGGGTGACAGGTAGAGCAATTTTGCCCTGCAGGTTGAGCTTCGTCAGGTAGAACACCTTCTCTCCCAGGACCTTCTCTTTTTTCATCCGTCTGATGCTGTACAGGCGGAAGCGAACAGCATAGTCTCCCAGGGCCTCCTGCTCCACCCTGGAAAActtgaatgtttctgtgaagaTGGGACACGGGCCCTTCTGAACGCCGGTCTTAGCACGTTGCTTCTTGGTGGGCAGCAGGACCAAGTGGACCTGCCACGAGATGTTGCCGGTCTGTTTGAGAGCAGGAATGTCAGTTGCAGCTGTGACAGTGACGGCCAGCCACTGCTCACTGGAATCGTACTCAAAGGCGACATCCAGGGTGCCGTATTTGGCGAGGGGCTCTGGCTCGTAGGCAGTGGGAAGCGGAGGACCAGAACCATCCTGAAtgtacagaaaagaaaaaacaatttccCCCTCCTTTATGAATTTTACTTTAATTTCTGGAATGTTATTAATTTTTCCCCATTCTGACATAGTATTAGAACACTCAAATAATTAAGTCAGTTCAGAGTGTATTTCCacatttttacagaaaatacacaacaaaaaaatgaaactgttgTCAGCGAACGTATCACCCAGCCCTTCCTGTAAGTGTTGATGAAGTGTTGCTCCCAACTTTGATCATTCCATCAAACTACAGGGCATCCAAAACAAACTGCTTACACACAGAAAAGACAACAAACAGTAGGTCTGATCTCCCACCTCTGGCCCTAGAACAGCAGTGCTGTCACTGGGTATGTCCTCATCACAGGCTTTGTTGAGGTAACTCTCTGTGTCCTGGTCCCCGCTGGCCTCGCTGGAGCAGTGGGGGCTGTCACAGTGCTGTGTGGACAGCGCCCTCCTGACCCCTCGCTCTGAGCGGGATCGAGAACCCACGCAGGCCCCTGAGCCCTCGTCTTGGTACGGTGGAGGCTGAGGTTCACCGAGCGAGGAATCTTTCTTTATCCTCTGGATGCTGCTGGCTGCTCTCACGACAATGACAAAGAGGGATGCAGAAGGAGTGTTACTGGAGTCGTACTGTGCTCTGCATGGAAACTCACTAGGTATGCAACATACAGTCTAGCGACATACAGTGTCTCCTCAGTCTTTGCAAACCTATATTGTCATTTTAAATTCTTGTTAAATCTTGGAAAAACAATATTTCATGTAGTAATATAGTGGTGTCAACCATAAGGTCTGGGGGCCATAATCGGCCTAGCAAAGACTCTAGTCTGGCCCACTAGATGGAAAATTATAAGACGTGCAAATATATTTAgacttttattgtattttcatacattttacaccttttcctactgataaagccacccccacccccaaccaCTGTGCTTTATACTACTACTCCTGTTTTTGTGCTATTTAAtgtagaaatgtgtttttgtttttaacagtgaGTCCACTTTTTTTAAGGGAATAAATGGAAAACTAAgttttataattttataattCCAGGGTAGTCTGGGAAATGAACTACCAGaacttttgtcattttatacatttatcATGTAGTTTAACTGTTCAGGCCCACTTATGGCCAAAatatacaaagaaaacattccCTGTAAGCCAAAAGAGAAAGTAAAGAAACACATTCTCACtcattatgtgtttatacagctctctgcactgaatcatacttggctctcttccacagcatgtcttttgtcctgttttcctcctcctaccccaaccagtcgcggcAGACGGCCGCCCCTCCTTGACCCTGGTTCCGCTAtaagcttcttcctgttaaaagggagtttttccttcccactgtcaccaaagtgcttgctaacagggggtcatatgattgttgggtttttctctgtatgtactaTTTTACGGtataccttacaatataaaacgcctcaagatgactgttgttgtggtttggtgctgtataaataaaactgaattggacTGAATTGTAAAGAAAGCTCTTAGAACATTAGTTAGTTATCCCAACTGGCAAAGACGCACAGTAAACAAGGTCAGACAACAATAAGGGAGAAACAAAATGACAAACAGAACAACGCTGTCATCCCTTATGTAGCAGGTTTATCGGATAAACTCAGGAAACtcttctccaagcacgacatcccaaTGCACTTCACACACAGCCatacactcagacaaaaactggttcatcccaagGACAAAACTCCCAAACACGAACTGAACATCGTAGTGTATGCAGTGCAGTGAGgagtgctcagacctctacattggagaaaccaaaaagccacttcataaacacaacatagaagagccacctcgacaGGACAAGACTGAGCCGTACATCTGGATCTAAAGGAccaaggtcactctttcgaggatgtcAATGtccacattttggacagagaagacagatggtttgaaagaggatgAAATAagccatctttgaacagagggtgtggcttacaacaccaactgtctgccacctAAAATgtagttttgagatccctttcCAGGTGCCTTTAATTCCCATTAATACCTTGCAATGGTTTCACatgaaacctctgctgataataACCCACACCCTTTTTCACACTTTGGCTCGTGTGATGAGGCACATGATCAATACTGGCTCcttattcatattcatattaaatctattcattaaatatgcatcctgtgatttttttcctcatcaCAATATTTGACAAAAGCAGctttaattaaaacatttaaaagatcATTTTACAACAATAAAGATCAACACCACATTATGTTTGTGCAGTAAAAAATGAAGATACAGCCAGTTAGGTTAGATTGGCCTGGCATCTGAAACCTGGCAGGTGAACACAACACAATCAAAACATATCACTGCATAAAGATAGAAATAGTGGCTTTTAGAGATTGTAGCATGAGAATATTTGTTACTTCTGGATCAATCTGGGTGAGTTTTTCCCCATTAGTCCTGAGGGTAGTGTCATTATTGAATTATAACCAGATTCATGTATTTGGGTGTTAGACTGCTATCAATTTTCTATTCCAAGTCTGGGAAAGAAACCAAATAAATTTTACTTCCTTCTAGTAACAGACATTTAGCACTAACCCAAGATGTTTAGAGAAAAGGACACTCGCCAGAAACTCTCCATATGATCCACCAAAGAGACATTGGGGCTCAATGAAACGAAACCCAAAATATGTAGCTATttctattaattaaaaaaaaaaaacagaatagacACTACAATTAcagataaataaacacaaaaagatgTTATGCATTTGATGTTCCGAGTTTAGTATTTATGCAATCTTAGATGATTCTTGTATGCATTGTGTTTTATGATTCTTATCATATTGTATCTGATTTTGTGGGGTTTTATGTTCAGCGATGTACCGTGTACGTACTTTTCCACTGCATGTGCTCTCACCCTGTTCACTGGAGGCCTCGCTGCTGTATCCTCCGTGCTCAGATGACTGTTTGCGTGTGCTGCTCCATGCAGAGGTTGTGTTCTGCTGGGCCTCGCCCTCTGGAATTCTGTCCTCCTCACTGTCTGATAAAACTCCCTCTGCACGTCACACATGGGCATTAATTCTAGTAAACCACAGATTATAACGTGTGCAATATTTAACGAAGTAAGAAACTCAACCAGTTAAACATGCAGCTGCTGAAACTGGCACACAACAGGTCAAAATTGTGAATTTTAGTGCAAGAACTTGAAAACATGAGCAGAAGAGAAGATCCAAAGGGCAGTGAGGAGAGAGAAGCAGCACACTCTCTAACCTtggtttcctttctttttcccctttttgctCTTCTTgcctttgtccctctttttttccacatccgaagcctgttcagtttttttcgAACCCTCTTTTGCGACTTTCCCCTTTTTCTTATCCGACGTTTTCACTCTGGAAGACGATCTATAAAGCTCAGATTCTTCCTCATCGTCTCCCTCTCGCTCAGTGCCATCCTCTAccttctctccctcctcctcatgATCTTTTTGCTCTTCCTGCTTTGACACCCTGCTTTCACTCTCACAACCAGATGAATGAGGAGTTTTATCATTGTCACCACTTTTTTGCTGAACAGCTGATTGGTCATTTGacttcttttctgtgttttctaaATCATCAGCCTTCTCCTCTTGAGAGTCTTCTTCATTTCTCGGAGACTTGGCTTCTTTCTCCAGCTGCTTCTGTCTCCTTTCTCTTCTCCTCTGTTCTCTCCTCTCCTGTAGGTCCTTCTcctctttcttcctcctctcttcctctgcTAACTCGGCTTCTGTCTTTTTAACTCGCCAACATCCGTCCCTCCATTCCCACTCCAGCTGGCTCTGAGTGTTCTCTGCCTCGGTTGTATCACTAGTTTGGCTGTTCTTTGAGCCTGTGTTCCCCCCCTCTGAGTCTCTGGGCATTTGCCACATGCTTTTACTCCCGGACTTGCCTTCTTGCAGGGTGGAATTCTGACCCGATTCCTGGCTTCCGTTTTCTCCATCTTCCTTTTCCTGCACCTTGTCGATGATAGTAGTGACCTGTTCGGTCAGCTGGTCACTGACAGCATAGGTGACATCGCTGACGGCATTGGCGAGATCGTCCACACGACTGGTGACTGAGTCCAAGATGGAGGAAATGTTGACAGATGGGAGGTTCTGCTGGAAACTCTTGAAGAAGGCCATCTCTCAGCCGGGGTTCCTCCTGTCACCGTGCTGATCACTAGATTAGCTCATCAGAGGCACTGACACAACATGTGTTTGTTAGCATGGTGTGCTGGCAGTGTTACAGTGAGTGCTGACATGTACATACGCACCAATATGGTGGTAATAAGAATTATACTCGTTACAGGTCTCATGCTTAGACATTATCGGTCAGTGTCACGGATGTAGAGTAAGCCTAGTCATagactaaaagaaaaatacaattaaGACCACAAAAATAGCTTTCAGTTCAAAACTTAGACAAGACTATGTGTGTCACAGCAAAAGCAATAAAATGTGTATTATTCTGCcttcaaaataagaaaatacaaaaactgcagtGTTACACATTTAATGGTTTAAGCCAACTGTGCTAACTCTTACTTCCTCTACTCTGACACTGTGCTGGTTTTGTCTTGGTGCTTTTTGCAAACAGCACACATTATGACTCGTTTGCAAACCGAACATTCAATAATCATAACAGCCTGAATCCACGGTGGATGAACTGTGGTAATTGTTGGGTCAAGCTTTTTGGCATCAGCGCTAATACATGCAACCAATTCTACACTGAACAACACATCACCACAATTCACCATCAGCCTTTTATGGCTGAGGGATAACAAGAGTTGgatgcacaagtttgaatttagtTTGGATTTTCCCTATTCAACCCAGGTTCAAAAAATATACATGCAGGCTAAAATGTGCTTACTTAAGCCTTCTAATAAGTGGTGCTTAAGGTTCTACAATGTCTTAACTTGACAAGGCCAAGGCCTAATTACTTCTCCTTAGTGATCATGATTGACTACAGAAAAATCATTTATTTGACAGAACTCAATGGACTGACCAATACTGAGAACAACAGGAAAGTCCAAGGAACCTTGGTGAAGACCTAAGAAGGACATAAGTAGACTTAGACAAGTTGAGAAGGTTTTAATTCTTAATCAGAGAGCAAATTCTGTACAAGTGTACAaattaagaaacaaaacagtaagCCGAGGTAATAGAATGACATCGTTTTGACTTGGAGAAATGTTGTCTCAGTTCATATGccgttgtattttttttaacagaacacAGCTAAGAGGATGCAAAGCTGCCATTAATATCATAATGCAGCAGGTACAATGTTCAGTTTAAGCATGGCTCATAAAGATGTGGACGCGCTGTCATTACAGTGATGCCCACACGATAAAGCCGAGAGCAATCCAAACGTCTGCATAAATTTCTACAGATTTAATAGCGTAATAAATCTTTGAGTGTGTTCAGTACCTGGCTGGTTGTTCTTATAGTCACTGAGATGTGACAGATTGTCAGGACTCTCCATTGACAATTTGTTGTTGaggtaaagaaaaaacagagccATCAATGCCATGAAAGCTGCAATGGAAGACAGGACACCCAGGAGCTCGGGAGAGactgaggagaagaagaagaagaggaggagccatgaggaacaagcaaagcaagaactgacagaaaaaaagaaatccaaatGTTAGACTTAAACAGAAGTAATACCAAACCAAGGTATTTGATtaagtaagaaaaaaagagcCCCATGTTTTTCTAATAAAAATACACAAGGTGGTtacaagctaaaaaaaaaaaaaaaaagtcttttgatCAGGACTCCTGAAAAGCCGCAAACAACCCCAGtcaaataatttgttttgtgaTAATATCTTAAAGTTGCAATAAAACTCCTGCCATTTTGGCTTGTCAGAGGAGAGTtagatatttttcattttaacagATCCACTTCAAAGGCACACGAGATAAAATCTACAGCACTGTATGTAGGCCAACCATACTTCATGTAACCATGCAGCCCTGTGCTATTTTTATAAGAGCCTCAAAGGGACTGTATCTAACTGAAACCTAGACTCAGCAAAcccagggaaaaaaacagaccGGACCTTGGTTTAATAGGCtacaacacagacacagcacAGTGTAATAGCCAGGAAACGGGGAAGAGAAGGTGGACAGTGAAGCATGAACTGCATTTCTAAAGATCACTTGAAAGGGCAAATTGCTAAATAAGAGACACTGAAACTGAGCGAGTTATAGGCACATATTACTGCCTTAACAAAATTTAATCCCAATAAAAAACTATGGGCATATTCATGAATTAATCCCTCTGCATTTCCATTTTTAAGGATTAGGTTGTTTTATACCCCTAATCCAAATTGTCCAATCACGGCTCATCGATTGTAACTAAGCAAAATACCAGAGCAATAGTATAAAAGAGTTTCGAGGGTTATGTTGAGTTGTTGTGTTATAATGTAACATAGCAGAATTAGATCGCACGTATCTCACAGCAGCAAACAACCAACTTTACACTGCAGTTACTCATTTAAATACTGTCTAAAAACGGCCACAGGCAGCTTTAAGATGCTGCTTCACGTCCCTTTAAGGTGAAATCTTACACTGCTTACTGAAACCTCATTCACAATATTGCCGTGTTGTTCCATTTTCATTTGTGACACATTATATTTGGTGGTATGAGTTTGGTGAAATTGAAGATGACTGTTTGtttcaacattaaaacaaaacaaagacataaaCCTGAGGTATATTTGGGACAACTTGACGGAGCTTGACAGTTGTTACACGTCTGCATTGCAGCAGGTAGTCACATCCTGAGGACCAATCACCCGTCATTGATCAAATTGGTGTAAAAATCTGGTCTCAGATGAGAAAACgagagaggaaaaacagaggTATACTTTTGCAAACCTTGTTACTGAACTTATTATGGACCGACTTGTCTCACCATGGCAACAGGCAGAGATGACTATAGCCTGACAACTAGCTGCTGCCTGCTGCAGACTGCCAAAATGGTGAATGCTAAATTCCCAAGAACGGCAAAAGAAGTAGGAGGGAGATAAGAGAGCAATGTGACAACAGAGGCTTACCTCCTCTAAATGAATATCCTCTTTAAAGCCAGCTGTTCCCAAAAAGCACTGCTTCTTAAAGCACTGATAGTAAATGATCTAAGAAGAGGGAGGGAAATAACAAAGTTGTCCAGCTCAAAAGTAATCCTACATGTAACAAATCCCTGACACTTAGTCTGGTCCAGCACTCGCCAGGCTTACGTATCAACTCTCACTCCCGACAGCAGTGTTGATTGAGGCAGAATGACCTCTGAGGCTACGAGAGCAGCAGCCATCTGTCGAAAACGAACAGCTTATGGTCCTGAGCTGCGGCAAGCGATGACACTTCATACATGGCCATattctgtaaatgtcaacagcaGCTGAATAATTCAGACACCTGGGGTAGGTAAcctgagcccccccccccccaaacgaTATACACTGGAAAGTGGAGCGGAGCAGCAAACAGGCCTTTGAAACAGTTCGCCCTCCTGTTTTTACATAATACCTAGGAAAGTGTGATATCTCTCTTAAGAGCAGAGCAGATTAAggtggattttttaaaaactccgctCTTTCATCTCATTTTATCCtccctgagtgtgtgtgcatgtgcaatcTGTGTGTGCAAACTGAATAAACAAGATAAAAATAACAGAATAAATCTGTTTCTCACAGCATGTGAACTCAGGCTGAACTCCGGATTCTGAAATGAGCCTCAGGATTCAATCTACCTTTTTTCCCCAGGTAATGACTCCAGCAagctaacaaacaaacatgaaagcACAGCCACCGAAGCATTCattgagaaaataaataacagccTGAGAGAAATGTGAGCTAGTTTGAATGAAGTGTCTGTGTCAAATAAAACAAGGGAAGCAAATTACTCTTTCATGTTCCTAATCTGCTAAGACACAGAATGACTAAAATTTCGACATTGCGAGTGCTTGATTAATTTACTTTGTTTAAAGCTTTAAAACTCAGTGGCGTTTCTGGGACATGCTCGTTATGCAATCTGGAATTGTTGCTTACACATGGACCTCTGATACGAAACAAAACCTCCACTCTGAATAAATCATGAACACACAGCTGC from Maylandia zebra isolate NMK-2024a linkage group LG15, Mzebra_GT3a, whole genome shotgun sequence includes the following:
- the syt14b gene encoding synaptotagmin-14b isoform X3 codes for the protein MAIDGGGRNCGVHELICARRVSPELLGVLSSIAAFMALMALFFLYLNNKLSMESPDNLSHLSDYKNNQPEGVLSDSEEDRIPEGEAQQNTTSAWSSTRKQSSEHGGYSSEASSEQASSIQRIKKDSSLGEPQPPPYQDEGSGACVGSRSRSERGVRRALSTQHCDSPHCSSEASGDQDTESYLNKACDEDIPSDSTAVLGPEDGSGPPLPTAYEPEPLAKYGTLDVAFEYDSSEQWLAVTVTAATDIPALKQTGNISWQVHLVLLPTKKQRAKTGVQKGPCPIFTETFKFSRVEQEALGDYAVRFRLYSIRRMKKEKVLGEKVFYLTKLNLQGKIALPVTLEPGSELTGCGSVVSVSRSAGALSYRSTEDSSTPEILLGLIYNSATGQLSAEVIKGNHFKTTASDKPVNGLFCCVKQIVGGQLYIMRDTYVKLTMLDSKGKEMSKCKTAVCRGQPNPIYKETFVFQVALFQLSEVSLVVSVFCRRSSMRPRERLGWVSLGLNSTSEEQQAHWTEMKEAEGQQVCHWHTLTDT
- the syt14b gene encoding synaptotagmin-14b isoform X4; translation: MTQLVSPELLGVLSSIAAFMALMALFFLYLNNKLSMESPDNLSHLSDYKNNQPEGVLSDSEEDRIPEGEAQQNTTSAWSSTRKQSSEHGGYSSEASSEQASSIQRIKKDSSLGEPQPPPYQDEGSGACVGSRSRSERGVRRALSTQHCDSPHCSSEASGDQDTESYLNKACDEDIPSDSTAVLGPEDGSGPPLPTAYEPEPLAKYGTLDVAFEYDSSEQWLAVTVTAATDIPALKQTGNISWQVHLVLLPTKKQRAKTGVQKGPCPIFTETFKFSRVEQEALGDYAVRFRLYSIRRMKKEKVLGEKVFYLTKLNLQGKIALPVTLEPGSELTGCGSVVSVSRSAGALSYRSTEDSSTPEILLGLIYNSATGQLSAEVIKGNHFKTTASDKPVNGLFCCVKQIVGGQLYIMRDTYVKLTMLDSKGKEMSKCKTAVCRGQPNPIYKETFVFQVALFQLSEVSLVVSVFCRRSSMRPRERLGWVSLGLNSTSEEQQAHWTEMKEAEGQQVCHWHTLTDT
- the syt14b gene encoding synaptotagmin-14b isoform X2, which gives rise to MAFFKSFQQNLPSVNISSILDSVTSRVDDLANAVSDVTYAVSDQLTEQVTTIIDKVQEKEDGENGSQESGQNSTLQEGKSGSKSMWQMPRDSEGGNTGSKNSQTSDTTEAENTQSQLEWEWRDGCWRVKKTEAELAEEERRKKEEKDLQERREQRRRERRQKQLEKEAKSPRNEEDSQEEKADDLENTEKKSNDQSAVQQKSGDNDKTPHSSGCESESRVSKQEEQKDHEEEGEKVEDGTEREGDDEEESELYRSSSRVKTSDKKKGKVAKEGSKKTEQASDVEKKRDKGKKSKKGKKKGNQEGVLSDSEEDRIPEGEAQQNTTSAWSSTRKQSSEHGGYSSEASSEQASSIQRIKKDSSLGEPQPPPYQDEGSGACVGSRSRSERGVRRALSTQHCDSPHCSSEASGDQDTESYLNKACDEDIPSDSTAVLGPEDGSGPPLPTAYEPEPLAKYGTLDVAFEYDSSEQWLAVTVTAATDIPALKQTGNISWQVHLVLLPTKKQRAKTGVQKGPCPIFTETFKFSRVEQEALGDYAVRFRLYSIRRMKKEKVLGEKVFYLTKLNLQGKIALPVTLEPGSELTGCGSVVSVSRSAGALSYRSTEDSSTPEILLGLIYNSATGQLSAEVIKGNHFKTTASDKPVNTYVKLTMLDSKGKEMSKCKTAVCRGQPNPIYKETFVFQVALFQLSEVSLVVSVFCRRSSMRPRERLGWVSLGLNSTSEEQQAHWTEMKEAEGQQVCHWHTLTDT
- the syt14b gene encoding synaptotagmin-14b isoform X1, with protein sequence MAFFKSFQQNLPSVNISSILDSVTSRVDDLANAVSDVTYAVSDQLTEQVTTIIDKVQEKEDGENGSQESGQNSTLQEGKSGSKSMWQMPRDSEGGNTGSKNSQTSDTTEAENTQSQLEWEWRDGCWRVKKTEAELAEEERRKKEEKDLQERREQRRRERRQKQLEKEAKSPRNEEDSQEEKADDLENTEKKSNDQSAVQQKSGDNDKTPHSSGCESESRVSKQEEQKDHEEEGEKVEDGTEREGDDEEESELYRSSSRVKTSDKKKGKVAKEGSKKTEQASDVEKKRDKGKKSKKGKKKGNQEGVLSDSEEDRIPEGEAQQNTTSAWSSTRKQSSEHGGYSSEASSEQASSIQRIKKDSSLGEPQPPPYQDEGSGACVGSRSRSERGVRRALSTQHCDSPHCSSEASGDQDTESYLNKACDEDIPSDSTAVLGPEDGSGPPLPTAYEPEPLAKYGTLDVAFEYDSSEQWLAVTVTAATDIPALKQTGNISWQVHLVLLPTKKQRAKTGVQKGPCPIFTETFKFSRVEQEALGDYAVRFRLYSIRRMKKEKVLGEKVFYLTKLNLQGKIALPVTLEPGSELTGCGSVVSVSRSAGALSYRSTEDSSTPEILLGLIYNSATGQLSAEVIKGNHFKTTASDKPVNGLFCCVKQIVGGQLYIMRDTYVKLTMLDSKGKEMSKCKTAVCRGQPNPIYKETFVFQVALFQLSEVSLVVSVFCRRSSMRPRERLGWVSLGLNSTSEEQQAHWTEMKEAEGQQVCHWHTLTDT